A stretch of Ipomoea triloba cultivar NCNSP0323 chromosome 11, ASM357664v1 DNA encodes these proteins:
- the LOC115995893 gene encoding tetraspanin-8-like, translating into MVRLSNPIITTLNVLTLLISLGAIAFATWLHLNPRATPCARGLQRPVLVLGASLLAVSLVGLAGSWRRISALLWAYLALLFVFILGMVCFTVFTIAVTNKSVGRALSGKGYNEARLGDYSHWLQKYVVNAENWDGIKSCLVEINFCGNLAEDRGPRYYKNSVAATQWGCCKPPIDCGFKSDNATYWTRPPKGGRPEEEDPECKKWSNVQTQLCFDCESCKKAVLYNIQKEWKKLAIINASILVVVVVVYSVGCCALRSNRAKQNQKA; encoded by the exons ATGGTACGTTTAAGCAACCCAATAATCACAACCCTCAACGTCCTCACCCTCCTCATCTCCCTCGGCGCCATAGCTTTCGCGACGTGGCTGCACTTAAACCCCCGCGCCACGCCCTGCGCCAGGGGCCTCCAGAGGCCTGTCCTCGTCCTCGGGGCGTCGCTCCTCGCCGTGTCGTTGGTGGGGTTGGCGGGGTCGTGGCGCCGGATATCGGCGTTGCTGTGGGCGTACTTGGCGCTGCTGTTTGTGTTTATCTTGGGCATGGTTTGCTTCACTGTGTTCACTATAGCTGTGACGAATAAGAGTGTGGGGAGGGCTTTGTCTGGGAAAGGGTATAATGAGGCGAGGCTTGGGGATTACTCGCACTGGTTGCAGAAGTATGTGGTGAATGCTGAGAACTGGGATGGGATTAAGAGTTGTTTGGTTGAGATTAACTTCTGTGGGAATCTCGCCGAGGATAGAGGACCCCGGTATTATAAAAATAGCGTCGCTGCCACACAG TGGGGTTGTTGCAAGCCTCCAATAGATTGTGGGTTCAAATCTGACAACGCAACCTACTGGACAAGGCCGCCGAAAGGGGGGCGACCGGAAGAGGAGGATCCAGAGTGCAAGAAATGGAGCAACGTTCAGACACAGCTGTGTTTCGACTGCGAATCATGCAAGAAGGCAGTGCTGTATAACATCCAGAAAGAGTGGAAGAAACTGGCGATTATCAACGCCAGCATCCTCGTTGTTGTTGTCGTTGTCTACTCTGTTGGCTGCTGTGCTCTAAGGAGTAACAGAGCAAAACAGAACCAAAAAGCATAG